Genomic DNA from Candidatus Methylomirabilota bacterium:
TCATCACCGCGGACTACGCCTTCGGCCATGCTCTCGAGCGTGACGTCGAGGCCGTGGTGCTCAAGAACGGAGGCAAGGTCCTGGGCAAGGTGCGCCATCCGCTCAACACGCAGGATTTCTCCTCCTTCCTGCTCCAGGCCCAGGCGTCCAAGGCGAAGGTCATCGGGCTGGCCAATGCGGGCGGCGACACCACGAACGCCATCAAGCAGGGCGCCGAGTTCGGCATCGTCAGGGGTGGGCAGAACTTCGCGGGTCTCCTCGTGTTCCTCACCGACGTCCATGCCCTCGGCCTTCAGACCGCGCAGGGACTCGTCTTCACCGAGACATTCTACTGGGACTTGAACGATCGGACGCGCGCCTTTGCCAAGCGGTTCGCCGACCGCAACCGCGGCATCCACCCGACCATGATCCACGCCGGCGTCTACGCGGGTGTCACGCACTACCTCAAGGCGGTAGAGGCCCTCAAGAGCGACGACGGCACCAAGGTCATCGTGAGGATGAAGGAGATCCCGACCGACGACCCGCTCTTCGGCAAGGGCACCATCCGCGTCGATGGGCGGAAGATTCATCCGGCCTATCTGGTCGAGGTCAAGAAGCCCGCGGAATCGAAGGCCCCGTGGGACTATTACAAGATCCGCGCGACCATTCCCGCCGACCAGGCCTTCCGGCCCCTCGACCAGGGCGAGTGCCCGCTGGTCAAGAAGTAGCGTGACTGATGCGTCCCTCTCTCTCTGCCTCGGCAGGGAGAGAGGGGATCCGCGATGAGCAGCATCTTCGGCGTCCCGACCCAGGCCCTGTTCGGCCAGCTCTTGATCGGCCTGATCAACGGCTCCTTCTATGCCCTCCTGAGCCTCGGGCTGTCCGTCATCTTCGGACTGCTCAACATCATCAACTTCGCCCACGGCGCCCTGTACATGATGGGCGCCTTCGTGGCGTACTTCCTCCTGCAGTGGGCGGGGCTCGGCTACTGGTGGGCCCTCCTCGTCTCGCCGATCGTGGTCGGGCTCCTCGGCGTCGTGCTGGAGCGGACCATGCTCAAGCGCCTCTACCATCTCGATCACCTCTACGGGCTCCTCCTGACCTTCGGGCTCGCCCTCATCATCCAGGGACTCTTTCGTAACGAATTCGGATCCTCGGGACTGCCGTACGCCATGCCAGTGCAGCTCGCGGGGGGGCGCAGCCTGGGCTTCATGTTCCTGCCGAACTACCGGGCCTGGGTCATCGTCTTCTCGCTCGGGACGTGCCTGGCCACCTGGTACGTGATCGAGCGGACCAAGCTCGGCTCCTATCTGCGCGCGGCCACCGAGAACCCGGCGCTCGTCCAGGCCTTTGGCATCAATGTGCCGCGGATGATCACCCTCACGTACGGATTCGGAGTGGCCCTGGCCGCTCTGGCCGGAGTGCTGGCCGCACCTATTTATCAGGTGAACCCGCTCATGGGCGCCGATCTCATCATCGTGGTCTTCGCGGTGGTGGTGATCGGGGGCCTGGGCTCGATCATGGGCTCGATCCTGACCGGCTTCGCCCTCGGAATCGTCGAGGGACTCACCAAGGTCTTCTATCCCGAGGCCTCGAACACGGTCATCTTCGTGATCATGGCGCTGGTCCTGCTCG
This window encodes:
- a CDS encoding ABC transporter substrate-binding protein — protein: MLIRRFVMVTAALAAAAAFGGITAVPAQTPISDGIIKIGVLNDQSSLYADLGGQGSVVAAKMAVEDFGAEKKGMKVEVIFADHQNKPDVGSQIARQWYDAEKVDMILDVPNSGVALAVNQITRDKKRAMVISSAASSDLTGKACSPNTVHWTYDTWALANGTGNALVKQGADTWFFITADYAFGHALERDVEAVVLKNGGKVLGKVRHPLNTQDFSSFLLQAQASKAKVIGLANAGGDTTNAIKQGAEFGIVRGGQNFAGLLVFLTDVHALGLQTAQGLVFTETFYWDLNDRTRAFAKRFADRNRGIHPTMIHAGVYAGVTHYLKAVEALKSDDGTKVIVRMKEIPTDDPLFGKGTIRVDGRKIHPAYLVEVKKPAESKAPWDYYKIRATIPADQAFRPLDQGECPLVKK
- a CDS encoding branched-chain amino acid ABC transporter permease, whose translation is MSSIFGVPTQALFGQLLIGLINGSFYALLSLGLSVIFGLLNIINFAHGALYMMGAFVAYFLLQWAGLGYWWALLVSPIVVGLLGVVLERTMLKRLYHLDHLYGLLLTFGLALIIQGLFRNEFGSSGLPYAMPVQLAGGRSLGFMFLPNYRAWVIVFSLGTCLATWYVIERTKLGSYLRAATENPALVQAFGINVPRMITLTYGFGVALAALAGVLAAPIYQVNPLMGADLIIVVFAVVVIGGLGSIMGSILTGFALGIVEGLTKVFYPEASNTVIFVIMALVLLVKPTGLFGREK